Proteins found in one bacterium genomic segment:
- a CDS encoding hemolysin family protein, protein MTALYIAVAVVLLVANAGFVAVEFALIAARRSRLEPLAEAGNRRARMALAAMGDINRQLAGAQLGITMASLGLGFVAEPAVARLIERAVESFVHLPSGVLHTISFAVSLALVVYLHMVLGEMVPKNIALAGAERTAMWLAPFNRLYTIVFGPLIGLLNHLSAGLVRLCGVEPIDELSTTHTAQEFAAVVEHSAAEGFLDEFDRSLLSSALELAGRPVRSVMVPRGQIVAVEREATVSEVVEVMTASGHSRVLVQSGSPDQVIGFVHAKDLFDTTGAGAEQPLGEELIRIVPTIEEETSLEGALVLMQGSRRHLAVVRQGGRRTVGLVTLEDVLEVLVGDLFDETDPMSSAGSAGP, encoded by the coding sequence GTGACCGCGCTGTACATCGCCGTCGCGGTGGTGCTGCTGGTGGCCAATGCCGGATTCGTGGCGGTGGAGTTCGCCCTCATCGCGGCCCGCAGATCCCGCTTGGAGCCGCTGGCCGAAGCCGGCAACCGCCGGGCCCGCATGGCGCTGGCCGCCATGGGCGACATCAACCGACAGCTAGCCGGTGCCCAGCTCGGCATCACCATGGCGTCGCTGGGCTTGGGGTTCGTGGCCGAGCCGGCGGTGGCTCGCCTCATCGAGCGGGCGGTGGAGTCGTTCGTCCATCTGCCCTCCGGGGTGCTGCACACCATCTCGTTTGCGGTGTCGCTGGCCCTGGTGGTGTACCTGCACATGGTGCTGGGGGAGATGGTCCCCAAGAACATCGCTTTGGCCGGGGCAGAGCGCACCGCGATGTGGCTGGCCCCCTTCAATCGCCTCTATACCATCGTCTTCGGCCCCCTCATCGGCCTGCTGAACCACCTCAGTGCGGGATTGGTCCGCCTTTGCGGGGTCGAGCCCATCGACGAGCTGTCTACCACCCATACTGCCCAGGAGTTTGCCGCAGTGGTGGAGCACTCGGCGGCCGAGGGGTTCTTGGATGAGTTCGACCGGTCGCTGTTGTCCAGCGCGCTGGAGCTGGCCGGCCGTCCGGTTCGATCGGTCATGGTGCCCCGCGGCCAAATCGTGGCGGTGGAGCGGGAGGCCACGGTGTCCGAGGTGGTCGAAGTGATGACCGCCAGCGGCCACTCCCGGGTGTTGGTCCAAAGCGGCTCGCCTGATCAGGTGATCGGGTTCGTCCACGCCAAGGACCTCTTCGATACCACCGGCGCCGGGGCAGAACAGCCTCTGGGCGAAGAGTTGATACGGATTGTTCCGACCATTGAAGAGGAGACCTCGCTGGAAGGTGCGCTGGTGCTGATGCAGGGCAGCCGGCGCCATCTGGCCGTCGTCCGACAAGGCGGGCGCCGCACCGTCGGATTGGTCACCCTCGAGGATGTGCTGGAAGTGCTGGTGGGCGATCTGTTCGACGAGACCGACCCCATGAGTTCTGCCGGTTCAGCCGGGCCATAA
- a CDS encoding MarR family transcriptional regulator yields the protein MSLKQSPSTVALEAARAATRLARQVAVALGDLDLSPSQYRLLLFLSEGNAAASAVAGRLAVSRPSVTALADGLEKRGLLQRKSDPDDRRKVAHELTDAGREALAAADAAVAERITGIAAHLDEHQSDEAVDGLALWNEALNRHRAALETRQ from the coding sequence GTGAGTCTCAAACAATCGCCTTCCACTGTGGCGCTGGAAGCGGCTCGGGCGGCGACGCGCTTGGCTCGCCAAGTGGCGGTGGCGCTGGGAGACTTGGACTTGTCACCCTCCCAGTATCGCTTGCTGCTGTTCCTTTCGGAAGGAAACGCGGCCGCTTCGGCTGTGGCCGGGCGGTTGGCAGTGAGCAGGCCCAGTGTGACCGCGCTGGCCGACGGGTTGGAGAAACGGGGCCTGCTCCAGCGGAAGTCCGACCCGGACGACCGCCGCAAAGTTGCCCATGAGCTGACCGACGCCGGACGGGAGGCGCTGGCCGCAGCCGACGCCGCGGTGGCCGAGCGCATCACCGGAATCGCCGCCCACCTCGATGAGCACCAGTCCGATGAGGCCGTCGATGGGCTGGCCCTTTGGAATGAGGCGCTCAACCGGCACCGCGCCGCACTGGAGACACGGCAGTGA
- a CDS encoding hemolysin family protein, with protein MSWTTALGLAAAALLIAANALFVAVEFALVAVDRIRIERLAAEGRRAARTALSLLKSLSFQLSGAQFGITVTSLALGFIARPSIAAALKPAADRVASGAAEGLSIAAALIIAVVVQMVLGELVPKTLAISRPLPTSMRLAAPMKGFATVAGPFIRFLDGSANWIVTRLGIEPAQELSEARSRDELAWLIRSSGREGSMRPARARLLTRAIRFAERDAADVLVPRVSVSAIERQQSVAELVALSNQTGYSRFPVIGADIDDVVGVALVKNVYEVPFERWVDTPVSNIMRTPLIVPETRDLRSLLLDMRSQRSPLAVVMDEHGGTAGIVTQEDLVEEIVGEIADEHDETEPPVVAREAGELVIQAGIHPDELEDMTGLRVPDGDYETLAGFILDHLQRIPAPGEVFRFQGWEFQIESVDRHRIDAVRLRQVASGHPARQSGVGQ; from the coding sequence ATGAGCTGGACCACGGCGCTGGGATTGGCGGCGGCCGCGCTGTTGATCGCGGCCAACGCGCTGTTTGTGGCCGTCGAGTTCGCCCTGGTGGCGGTAGATCGAATTCGCATCGAGCGGTTGGCGGCCGAAGGCAGAAGAGCGGCCCGAACCGCGCTGTCGCTGCTCAAATCCCTGTCCTTCCAGCTTTCCGGAGCGCAGTTCGGCATCACGGTCACGTCTTTGGCGTTGGGTTTCATCGCCCGCCCCTCTATCGCGGCGGCGTTGAAGCCTGCCGCCGACCGCGTAGCCTCCGGTGCCGCCGAAGGCCTGTCCATCGCCGCCGCCCTGATCATCGCCGTGGTGGTTCAGATGGTGTTGGGGGAGCTGGTTCCCAAGACCTTGGCCATATCCCGGCCGCTGCCCACATCTATGCGCCTAGCCGCTCCGATGAAGGGCTTCGCCACCGTGGCGGGGCCGTTCATCCGCTTCTTGGACGGTTCGGCCAATTGGATTGTGACCCGATTGGGCATCGAGCCTGCCCAAGAACTCAGCGAGGCCCGCTCCCGCGACGAACTGGCCTGGTTGATCCGATCTTCGGGGCGAGAGGGTTCGATGCGGCCGGCAAGAGCCCGCCTGTTGACCAGGGCGATCCGCTTTGCTGAGCGAGACGCCGCCGACGTGCTGGTTCCCCGGGTGTCGGTCAGTGCCATCGAGCGTCAACAGTCGGTGGCCGAACTGGTGGCGCTCTCAAACCAGACCGGGTACTCCCGCTTTCCGGTCATCGGTGCCGACATCGACGATGTGGTGGGCGTGGCCCTGGTCAAGAACGTGTACGAGGTGCCCTTTGAGAGATGGGTCGATACCCCTGTTTCCAACATCATGCGGACCCCGCTCATTGTGCCTGAGACCCGGGACTTGCGCTCATTGCTGCTGGACATGAGATCCCAGCGCAGCCCCTTGGCCGTGGTCATGGACGAGCACGGCGGCACGGCGGGCATCGTCACCCAGGAAGACCTGGTGGAGGAGATCGTGGGCGAGATCGCCGACGAGCACGACGAAACGGAGCCCCCTGTGGTGGCCCGAGAGGCTGGGGAGCTGGTGATACAGGCGGGAATCCACCCCGACGAACTGGAGGACATGACCGGGCTCAGGGTGCCCGATGGCGATTACGAGACCCTGGCCGGCTTCATCTTGGATCATCTTCAGCGAATCCCCGCGCCGGGCGAAGTGTTCCGATTCCAGGGCTGGGAGTTTCAGATCGAATCGGTCGACCGGCACCGGATTGACGCCGTCCGGTTGCGTCAGGTGGCCTCTGGACACCCAGCCCGTCAGAGTGGGGTGGGCCAGTGA
- a CDS encoding ABC transporter ATP-binding protein, with protein sequence MGWGGYFGGPQAQSAARDAGLPHAGVPGNLRVQVEEVLRKEPEYPPVDVDFSHRQPADPPLTLRTMLWPFRRQLAVALLLVVIESAMMQSGPLLAQIGIDHGVSSGNLQVLLVVAAVFLSTVVAHAFSSSLRIRYTGKLGERLMYALRMRVFSHYQRLSLDFFTREKAGVLMTRMTSDIEALTVLFQEGLVNFAVQSLVLLVITGVLFYLNPLLAVLTLVIVVPGTFLLSIWFRRVSNLYYGLVRDRIADVLADLQESLAGIRVITAHNRRRHNVVRHNNVVGRHKDANLAGVRAASIYAPATEAIVIIGQALLVVIGGTMVINGSLTPGELTAFVLYLTFFFAPIQQLVQLYNGYQQGQASAKKLREVLMNEPSVMEASDAVELPLIEGEITLDQVSFGYEDNTPVLHDVSLRLAPGESLAVVGPTGAGKSTVAKLIARFYDPQQGMVCIDGHDLRTVKLASLRRQLGVVPQEPFLFYGSIRDNVAFARPEASMAEVLEACRAVGLTELLERLPDDVNSQVHERGASLSAGERQLLALARAFLARPRVLVLDEATSNLDLRSESKIEAALDVVLEGRTAIIIAHRLATAMRADRIAVVEDGRITEIGTHDELVAQGGHYAEMYATWMAHAN encoded by the coding sequence ATGGGCTGGGGTGGGTACTTCGGCGGGCCCCAGGCCCAGAGCGCGGCCCGCGACGCCGGGCTCCCCCATGCCGGCGTGCCCGGCAATCTTCGGGTTCAGGTCGAGGAGGTGCTGCGGAAGGAGCCCGAATATCCCCCGGTAGATGTCGACTTCAGCCACCGCCAACCGGCCGACCCGCCGCTCACTCTGCGCACGATGCTGTGGCCGTTCCGGCGCCAGCTGGCCGTGGCGCTGCTTTTGGTGGTGATCGAGTCGGCCATGATGCAGTCGGGCCCGTTGCTGGCCCAGATCGGCATCGACCACGGTGTCAGCTCAGGCAATCTACAGGTGCTCTTGGTGGTGGCCGCCGTGTTCTTGAGCACAGTGGTCGCCCATGCATTCAGCTCGTCTTTGCGCATTCGCTACACCGGCAAGTTGGGCGAGCGGCTTATGTACGCCCTGCGCATGCGAGTGTTCTCCCACTACCAGCGGCTGTCGCTGGACTTCTTCACCAGGGAGAAGGCGGGCGTGCTGATGACCCGCATGACCAGCGACATCGAAGCCCTGACCGTGCTGTTCCAAGAAGGCCTGGTGAACTTCGCAGTGCAATCCCTGGTGCTCTTGGTGATCACCGGCGTGCTGTTCTATCTGAACCCGCTGCTGGCGGTGCTGACCCTGGTGATCGTGGTGCCGGGCACGTTCCTGCTCAGCATCTGGTTCCGCAGAGTGTCCAACCTGTACTACGGGCTGGTTCGAGACCGCATTGCCGATGTGCTGGCCGATTTGCAGGAGAGCCTCGCCGGCATCCGGGTGATCACCGCCCACAACCGCCGACGCCACAACGTTGTCCGCCACAACAACGTGGTGGGGCGGCACAAGGATGCCAATTTGGCCGGTGTGCGGGCCGCGTCCATCTACGCCCCCGCCACTGAGGCCATTGTGATCATCGGCCAGGCCCTGTTGGTGGTGATCGGCGGGACCATGGTGATCAACGGGAGCCTCACCCCCGGTGAGCTCACCGCTTTCGTGCTGTATCTGACCTTCTTCTTCGCCCCCATCCAGCAGCTCGTGCAGCTCTACAACGGCTACCAGCAGGGGCAGGCCTCGGCCAAGAAACTGCGCGAGGTGCTGATGAACGAGCCCTCGGTCATGGAGGCTTCTGATGCCGTGGAACTGCCCCTCATCGAGGGAGAGATCACTCTCGACCAGGTGAGCTTCGGCTATGAGGACAACACCCCGGTGCTGCACGACGTGAGCTTGCGGCTGGCACCGGGCGAGAGCCTGGCGGTGGTGGGCCCCACTGGGGCGGGCAAGTCCACGGTGGCCAAGCTCATCGCCCGGTTCTACGACCCCCAGCAGGGAATGGTCTGCATCGACGGCCACGACCTGCGCACGGTGAAACTGGCTTCGCTGCGTCGGCAATTGGGCGTGGTGCCCCAGGAGCCGTTCTTGTTCTACGGCTCGATCCGCGACAACGTGGCCTTCGCCCGGCCTGAGGCATCGATGGCCGAGGTGCTGGAGGCCTGTCGGGCAGTTGGGTTGACCGAGCTCTTGGAGCGGCTGCCCGATGACGTGAACTCCCAAGTCCACGAGCGAGGGGCGTCGTTGTCGGCTGGTGAGCGGCAGCTCTTGGCGCTGGCCCGGGCGTTTCTGGCCCGGCCCCGGGTGCTGGTGTTGGACGAGGCCACCTCCAATCTGGACTTGCGATCGGAGTCGAAGATCGAGGCCGCTCTAGACGTGGTGTTGGAGGGGCGGACCGCCATCATCATCGCCCACCGACTGGCCACCGCCATGCGGGCCGATCGGATCGCGGTGGTGGAAGACGGGAGGATCACCGAGATCGGCACCCACGATGAGCTGGTGGCCCAAGGCGGTCACTATGCCGAGATGTACGCCACCTGGATGGCCCACGCCAACTGA
- a CDS encoding DUF222 domain-containing protein: MSNSELVWPQPDSEVRDDGMYAFTWKLDPDTGARIAAALTAKERELWRNESPAERRTPQQRMADALVELILESQNDGAKGRV, from the coding sequence ATGAGCAATTCAGAATTGGTGTGGCCACAGCCGGACAGCGAGGTCCGCGACGACGGGATGTATGCCTTCACCTGGAAATTAGACCCCGACACTGGTGCCCGGATCGCCGCGGCGCTGACGGCCAAGGAGCGCGAACTGTGGCGAAACGAAAGTCCGGCTGAACGACGGACACCGCAGCAGCGAATGGCCGATGCGCTAGTCGAGTTGATTTTGGAGTCGCAAAACGACGGCGCCAAAGGCCGCGTTTGA
- a CDS encoding TIGR03619 family F420-dependent LLM class oxidoreductase produces the protein MKFWCVTAFMKSTELVPIAQMVDEAGYHGMVLSDHIFYPQDLESPYPYSPYEDGRPIWDPETSWPDTWVTIGAMIGATERLHFSNNIYIAPNRPILAVAKQVSTAAVISGNRVALGMAAGWMREEFEQMGQDFDNRGPRTNEMIEALRELWKPGWVEFRGEYYDIPPMMMGPAPDQPIPIFTGGHSGPALRRAARHADGWVGNAYDWDTLAGIVARLRTLLAEEGRADDHFEIISGFYEPPSLDLYRRAEEELGITGLYALPWAELEEVSTDNREGLLENASAYRDAINRFADDFVIPLADG, from the coding sequence ATGAAATTCTGGTGCGTTACCGCGTTCATGAAGAGCACCGAGCTGGTGCCCATTGCCCAAATGGTGGATGAAGCCGGGTACCACGGGATGGTGCTCTCCGATCACATCTTCTATCCCCAAGACCTCGAGAGCCCTTACCCCTACTCGCCTTACGAGGACGGTCGGCCCATCTGGGATCCGGAGACGTCTTGGCCCGACACCTGGGTGACCATCGGAGCCATGATCGGGGCCACCGAGCGCCTGCATTTCTCCAACAACATCTACATCGCTCCCAACCGCCCCATACTGGCCGTGGCCAAGCAGGTCTCGACTGCCGCGGTTATCTCCGGCAACCGGGTGGCGTTGGGCATGGCCGCAGGCTGGATGCGCGAAGAGTTCGAGCAGATGGGCCAGGACTTCGACAACCGCGGCCCCCGCACCAACGAGATGATCGAGGCCCTGCGGGAGTTGTGGAAACCCGGCTGGGTGGAGTTCCGCGGCGAGTACTACGACATCCCCCCCATGATGATGGGACCGGCCCCCGACCAGCCCATCCCTATATTCACCGGGGGACACTCTGGACCGGCGCTGCGTCGAGCGGCCCGCCACGCCGACGGATGGGTTGGCAATGCCTACGACTGGGACACGCTGGCCGGCATCGTGGCCCGATTGCGGACGCTGTTGGCCGAAGAAGGTCGGGCCGACGACCACTTCGAGATCATCTCCGGCTTCTACGAGCCGCCTTCGCTAGACCTCTATCGTCGAGCAGAAGAGGAGTTGGGCATCACCGGTTTGTACGCCCTTCCCTGGGCAGAACTCGAGGAAGTCAGCACCGACAACCGGGAAGGCCTTTTGGAGAACGCATCGGCCTATCGGGATGCCATCAACCGCTTCGCCGACGACTTCGTTATTCCCCTGGCTGACGGCTAG
- a CDS encoding ATP-binding cassette domain-containing protein, with protein MGSQEPTSALRLAGVGFTRDKQPILCDVDWEVACDQRWVVLGANGSGKTSLLRIAALYEHPTTGTVEVLGERLGQVDVRQLRHRVGFVSPALAQMLRPHLKAVDVVMTARHGALEPWWHDYTDADRERALRLLDQVGAGGLGDRTIATLSSGERQRVQIARSLMTDPGLVLLDEPASTLDLGGREMLVTDLARLAADSSAPPLVMVTHRTEEIPAGFTHGLMLREGRVLALGPLEDVLTSESLSACFGLSLELEHHNGRWHAQTR; from the coding sequence ATGGGCAGCCAGGAGCCGACTTCCGCGCTGCGGTTGGCCGGGGTGGGCTTCACCCGCGACAAGCAGCCCATCCTCTGCGATGTGGACTGGGAGGTGGCGTGTGACCAGCGGTGGGTGGTGCTGGGGGCCAACGGCAGCGGCAAGACCTCGCTGCTGAGAATCGCCGCCCTGTACGAGCACCCCACAACCGGGACAGTTGAGGTGCTGGGCGAGCGGCTGGGCCAGGTGGATGTGCGCCAACTGCGGCACCGGGTGGGGTTCGTATCGCCCGCGTTGGCCCAGATGCTGCGGCCCCATTTGAAGGCGGTCGATGTGGTTATGACCGCTCGCCACGGCGCCCTGGAGCCGTGGTGGCACGACTACACCGACGCCGACCGAGAACGGGCCTTGCGGTTGTTGGATCAGGTGGGAGCGGGGGGGCTTGGCGACCGCACCATCGCCACCTTGTCGTCGGGCGAGCGCCAGCGAGTGCAGATCGCCCGCAGCCTGATGACCGACCCCGGCTTGGTGCTGCTGGACGAGCCCGCCTCCACCCTGGATTTGGGCGGCCGGGAGATGCTGGTGACCGACCTCGCCCGTCTGGCCGCCGACTCCTCCGCCCCTCCCCTAGTTATGGTCACCCACCGCACCGAGGAGATCCCCGCCGGGTTCACCCACGGGCTGATGCTGCGCGAGGGTCGAGTGCTGGCCCTGGGCCCGCTCGAGGATGTACTGACCTCCGAATCCCTCTCGGCCTGCTTCGGCCTGTCTCTAGAACTGGAACACCACAACGGCCGCTGGCACGCCCAAACTCGTTGA
- a CDS encoding site-specific DNA-methyltransferase: MESARRRQGTSTSKFGVSRREGHDSSAFYDRFPVPEISEDNEISPHARLDRLWVGDAREMDTIGEVADSSVALVVTSPPYFAGKEYEEAVGQGHIPADYIAYLEMLHDVFEVCVQKLEPGGRIAVNVANLGRRPYRSLSADVIAILQDRLGLLLRGEVIWYKSKGAGGSCAWGSFQRPGNPVLRDLTERVVIASKGRFDRALPAVERADQELPSEGTAFVDEFMEATTDVWEIRPESATRVGHPAPFPVELPQRLIDLYTYRGDLILDPFMGAGSTAVAAVRTGRHFIGFDTDADYIELAEQRIADERDRLDQHTEKQHWRVTVTPSANSAEPEWSDDFQVRAGQQGRKAQEMAQVILEQSGFRNIREKVKFSCGVEVNYGAVDQQGEAWLFDVSGAFSITQRPGLRRTDTLWKALGKAAVLHSTEPEARLVLLTTDRPAPNSAGHRALQAVTGDGKPVYDVVEMLDPADLARLAELARGQA; the protein is encoded by the coding sequence ATGGAATCTGCCCGGCGACGGCAGGGGACGTCTACTTCCAAGTTCGGGGTTAGTCGGCGTGAGGGACATGATTCCTCCGCGTTCTACGACCGGTTCCCGGTGCCTGAGATTAGCGAAGACAACGAGATTTCCCCCCATGCCCGCCTAGACCGCCTTTGGGTGGGCGATGCCCGCGAGATGGACACCATTGGAGAAGTGGCCGACAGCTCGGTGGCGTTGGTCGTCACTTCTCCCCCGTATTTCGCAGGAAAGGAATACGAAGAGGCGGTCGGCCAGGGTCACATACCAGCCGACTACATCGCCTATTTGGAGATGCTTCACGATGTTTTTGAAGTGTGTGTTCAAAAGCTGGAGCCTGGTGGCCGCATTGCGGTGAATGTGGCCAACCTGGGGCGCCGTCCCTACCGCTCGCTCTCCGCTGATGTGATCGCCATACTCCAAGATCGCTTGGGACTGCTGCTGCGTGGCGAGGTGATCTGGTACAAGTCCAAAGGAGCGGGAGGAAGTTGCGCATGGGGCAGTTTCCAACGCCCGGGCAATCCGGTGCTGCGCGACCTCACGGAACGTGTGGTGATTGCTTCCAAAGGGCGCTTTGACCGAGCTCTTCCCGCGGTCGAACGAGCGGATCAGGAACTCCCATCGGAGGGCACCGCGTTTGTCGATGAGTTCATGGAAGCCACCACCGACGTGTGGGAAATACGCCCAGAGTCGGCCACTCGAGTTGGCCACCCCGCCCCTTTCCCGGTTGAGTTGCCCCAGCGGCTCATCGATCTCTACACCTACCGCGGCGATCTGATTCTTGACCCGTTCATGGGTGCTGGTTCCACTGCCGTAGCAGCGGTTCGCACCGGGCGCCATTTCATAGGCTTCGACACCGACGCCGACTACATCGAGTTAGCCGAGCAGCGCATCGCCGACGAGCGGGATCGGCTAGATCAGCACACAGAGAAGCAGCATTGGCGAGTCACCGTCACTCCATCGGCCAACAGTGCCGAACCAGAGTGGAGTGACGACTTCCAAGTTCGGGCCGGTCAACAAGGTCGCAAAGCCCAGGAGATGGCCCAAGTCATTCTTGAGCAGAGTGGATTCCGCAATATCCGTGAGAAGGTCAAGTTCTCCTGCGGAGTGGAAGTCAACTACGGGGCCGTCGACCAGCAAGGGGAGGCTTGGCTGTTCGACGTTTCCGGCGCGTTCAGCATCACCCAACGGCCAGGGCTTCGCCGCACCGACACGCTGTGGAAGGCGCTGGGAAAGGCGGCCGTGCTGCACTCAACTGAGCCGGAAGCCCGATTGGTGCTATTGACCACTGATCGTCCGGCCCCAAACAGCGCAGGACATCGAGCGCTCCAAGCAGTCACCGGGGACGGCAAGCCAGTCTACGACGTGGTCGAAATGCTGGATCCTGCCGACTTGGCCCGTCTTGCTGAATTGGCCCGCGGTCAAGCCTGA
- a CDS encoding ABC transporter ATP-binding protein, producing MTAVDVGPVGTPDFEPVAIAAHYDPPPAGIDPDQTKGWMKRLWPMVRAYRRTMLIGVVTGVVALAIQAAVPALGRSAVDAAIEGNRGALWLVFGLTAAFGIGRMVFGGVYRYQLFKLGWNVETDLRAIMYEHLTRLSFSYYDRTQSGEVISRANSDIRSLQLLLAFGPLISMNVLMFVMALGFMVYVHPWLALVALAPLPGVYWFGLKFRNQVFPLSWVTQARMADLATIVDENVNGTRVVKSFAAEERQIALLGRSAQRIYWTNVEIANSRSRWNPLIESLPRLGTAMVVLYGGWLAIEGVVSIGTLLAFSAYVIMLQVPFRMAGFLLMQGQRASAAAQRIYEILDEPPEIVDSPTAVDIVDPRGEVDFEDVSFGYNPETPVLDDFTLHIEPGERVAIVGSTGSGKSTVARLLDRFYDVDGGSVRIDGLDVREVTLRSLRHTVGLVLDEPFLFSASVHDNIAYARPNASRSDVVTAATAAQAHGFICELENGYDSVVGERGYTLSGGQRQRIAIARTLLANPKVLVLDDATSAIDVTVEEAIHKALQKLMANRTTIIIAHRLSTISLAERVVVLDQGRVANTGTHAELLATDPHYVEILARHSDGELDSASGNGDGDRTRGSRFDDEMPGFPKSGDESWTFGGGG from the coding sequence ATGACCGCGGTCGACGTCGGACCCGTCGGCACGCCTGATTTCGAGCCGGTCGCGATAGCGGCCCATTACGACCCGCCCCCGGCCGGCATCGATCCCGACCAGACCAAGGGTTGGATGAAGCGGCTCTGGCCGATGGTCCGAGCCTACCGCCGGACAATGCTGATCGGCGTAGTCACCGGCGTGGTGGCGCTGGCCATCCAGGCCGCAGTTCCGGCTTTGGGCCGATCGGCGGTGGACGCGGCCATCGAAGGCAACCGTGGAGCGTTGTGGCTGGTCTTCGGGCTCACCGCCGCCTTCGGCATCGGGCGGATGGTGTTCGGCGGGGTCTACCGCTACCAGTTGTTCAAGCTGGGCTGGAACGTGGAGACCGACCTGCGGGCCATCATGTACGAGCACCTGACCCGGCTGTCGTTCTCCTACTACGACCGCACCCAGTCGGGGGAGGTCATCTCCCGGGCCAACAGCGACATCCGCTCGCTGCAACTGCTGCTCGCATTCGGACCGCTCATCAGCATGAACGTGCTGATGTTCGTGATGGCCCTGGGGTTCATGGTGTACGTCCATCCCTGGCTGGCGCTGGTGGCGCTGGCCCCGCTGCCCGGTGTGTACTGGTTCGGCCTGAAGTTCCGCAATCAGGTGTTCCCGCTGTCGTGGGTGACCCAGGCCCGCATGGCCGATTTGGCCACCATCGTGGACGAGAACGTGAACGGCACCCGGGTGGTGAAATCGTTCGCGGCCGAAGAGCGCCAGATCGCCCTGCTGGGCCGGTCGGCCCAGCGCATCTATTGGACCAACGTGGAAATCGCCAACAGCCGGTCCCGCTGGAATCCCCTCATCGAGTCGCTGCCCCGACTGGGCACCGCCATGGTGGTGCTCTATGGCGGCTGGCTGGCTATCGAGGGAGTGGTGTCGATCGGAACACTGCTGGCCTTCAGCGCTTATGTGATCATGCTCCAGGTTCCCTTCCGCATGGCGGGGTTCTTGCTCATGCAGGGCCAGCGGGCCAGCGCCGCGGCCCAGCGGATCTATGAGATCCTCGACGAACCGCCCGAGATCGTCGACTCCCCCACTGCGGTGGACATCGTCGACCCCCGAGGTGAGGTGGACTTCGAAGATGTCAGCTTCGGCTACAACCCCGAGACCCCGGTGCTCGACGATTTCACCCTGCACATCGAACCCGGCGAGCGGGTGGCCATCGTGGGCAGCACGGGTTCCGGCAAGTCGACCGTGGCCCGGCTCTTGGACCGGTTCTACGACGTGGACGGCGGCTCGGTTCGCATCGACGGGCTCGACGTGAGGGAGGTGACTCTGCGAAGCCTGCGCCACACGGTTGGGCTGGTACTGGACGAGCCGTTCCTGTTCTCAGCCTCGGTCCACGACAACATCGCCTACGCCCGACCCAACGCCTCCCGCTCCGACGTTGTGACGGCTGCGACAGCCGCTCAGGCCCACGGTTTCATCTGCGAATTGGAAAACGGTTACGACTCGGTGGTCGGCGAGAGGGGCTACACCCTGTCGGGCGGCCAGCGCCAGCGCATCGCCATCGCCCGAACGCTGCTGGCCAACCCCAAGGTGCTGGTGCTCGACGACGCCACCAGCGCCATCGACGTGACCGTGGAAGAGGCCATCCACAAGGCCCTGCAAAAGCTGATGGCCAACCGCACCACCATCATCATCGCCCACCGCCTGTCCACGATCAGCCTGGCCGAGCGGGTGGTGGTGCTGGACCAGGGCCGGGTGGCCAACACGGGCACCCACGCCGAGCTGCTGGCCACCGATCCCCACTATGTGGAGATTCTGGCCCGCCATAGCGACGGCGAGCTGGACAGCGCTTCGGGCAACGGGGACGGCGACCGCACCAGAGGCAGCCGGTTCGACGACGAGATGCCCGGATTCCCCAAGAGCGGCGATGAGTCTTGGACCTTCGGGGGCGGCGGCTGA